In the genome of Raphanus sativus cultivar WK10039 chromosome 4, ASM80110v3, whole genome shotgun sequence, one region contains:
- the LOC108854280 gene encoding uncharacterized protein LOC108854280, producing MSDPYERVKGGRLAFKGGDLATIKKNKKQKQKKNKNKDKLDDGADVEKMTPDGAATSSAADGKDDIYSIDAAKKRKYDELFPVEAKKFGYVPKSNFDSVVEALDDRVKKKADRYCK from the coding sequence ATGTCGGATCCTTACGAGAGGGTGAAGGGTGGAAGGTTAGCGTTTAAAGGAGGCGATCTAGCCACgatcaaaaagaataagaagcaaaagcaaaagaagaacaagaacaaggaTAAGCTCGACGACGGTGCCGATGTTGAAAAGATGACTCCCGACGGTGCAGCCACTTCCTCCGCCGCAGATGGTAAAGACGATATCTACTCTATCGACGCCGCGAAGAAGAGGAAGTACGATGAGCTTTTCCCCGTGGAGGCAAAGAAGTTCGGTTACGTTCCCAAATCGAACTTCGATTCGGTTGTAGAGGCTCTCGACGATCGAGTCAAGAAGAAGGCCGATCGCTACTGTAAATAG